In Acidimicrobiales bacterium, the genomic stretch GCGCTGGTGCGCCAGATTCTCTCGGCGTGAACCGCATACTCGACCGGCCGGTGTTCATCATCGCGATGCCGCGGTCGGGCTCCACGCTGCTCTTCGACGTGCTGCGGGCCCACCCGGGAGTGCGGGCGTGGGACAACGAGGCCTACGCCCCCTGGGCCGCGGTCGATCCCGCGGTCGGCAGCGGCCCGCGCGGCGACGCCTTCGATCCCGAGGCGCTCGACGCCGACGCGCGGCGCCGCGCCGAGTGGTCACTGCACGAGGGCGTGATGCGCAAGGGCTGGTTCGAGCGGCGCGGGCGCGTGCGTTACCGCCTCGTCGAGAAGACGCCCCCGAACGTGCTGCGGGTCGCGGCGCTCGACAAGCTGTTTCCCGACGCGCTGTTCATCCACCTGACGCGTGACGCGCCGCCGAGCATCGCGTCGATGCTCGAGGGCCGAGAGCGAGGCCTTGCCGTGCGTGAGTGGCCGCGCAAGCACGGCCACGAGTGGCACTTCCTCATGGCGCCCGGTTGGCTCGGCCACCTCGACGACTCCCCCGCCGAGCAGTTCGCCTGGCAGTGGCGCGTCGGCAACCAGGCCGCGGTCGACGACCTTGCCAACATCGCCGGGAGCCGGTGGTGCCGCATCAAGTACGAGGACTTCATCGCCGACGCCCCGCGCATGGTCGAGGACCTCCTGACCTTCTGTTATCTCGACCCGAGCCCGGCCGTAACAAAAGCCGCCCGCGAACTCACGCCGAGTGCCGTAACCCTGAGCGCGCCCAGCGACGACAAGTGGCAATCCCGCGCCAAAGAAATCACCCCGGCACTACGCGGCTTAGCACCACTCCGAAAGACGTTGGGCTACAGGTACTGACCCGTGGCGACGCGTTCGATGGCGCGGCCGCCTTCGGCGCTCTTGTTGCCGTCGTCCTTGGTGATGAGGGTGCGCACGTAGACGATCCGCTCGCCCTTCTTGCCCGAGATCTTCAACCAGTCGTCGGGGTTGGTGGTGTTGGGCAGGTCTTCGTGTTCCTTGTACTCCTGCTTCACCGACTGGATGAGGTCGTCGACGCGGATGCCGCGGCCTTCG encodes the following:
- a CDS encoding sulfotransferase, which gives rise to MNRILDRPVFIIAMPRSGSTLLFDVLRAHPGVRAWDNEAYAPWAAVDPAVGSGPRGDAFDPEALDADARRRAEWSLHEGVMRKGWFERRGRVRYRLVEKTPPNVLRVAALDKLFPDALFIHLTRDAPPSIASMLEGRERGLAVREWPRKHGHEWHFLMAPGWLGHLDDSPAEQFAWQWRVGNQAAVDDLANIAGSRWCRIKYEDFIADAPRMVEDLLTFCYLDPSPAVTKAARELTPSAVTLSAPSDDKWQSRAKEITPALRGLAPLRKTLGYRY